One genomic segment of Musa acuminata AAA Group cultivar baxijiao chromosome BXJ3-3, Cavendish_Baxijiao_AAA, whole genome shotgun sequence includes these proteins:
- the LOC135585551 gene encoding uncharacterized protein LOC135585551 isoform X5: MNSTIDEITLLRQSQARSTSHRMVVRGIGEEIDLEIGPGDDDPSFSSTTLVGVPTQESSAPQEQEDHKQLLLASQVPSQGQQQLVKVPQGKRKKKVVKKWREEWADTYKWAYVDVHEGTTRIFCSVCREYGRKHRRNPYGNEGSRNMQMSALEEHNNSLLHKEALRLQMASKDKGLPVIEKSVYVKALMSKSASSVLESVLRRDPHEVEFIQSVQEVVHSLEPVLVKNSQYVHILERLLEPERALIFRVPWVDDRGETHVNRGFRVQFSQALGPCRGGLRFHPSMNLSIAKFLGFEQTLRNALSPFKLGGAGGGSDFDPMGKSETEDLPSEDMGVGPREMGYLFGQYRRLAGHFQGSFTGPRIFWSGSTLRTEATGYGLVFFARLILADMNKELKGLRCVISGAGKIAMHVLEKLFSCGAIPITISDSKGYLLDEDGFDFVKLSFLRDIKVQQKSLRDYLKSNPRAKYFEGAKPWSEQCDIAFPCASQNEIDQRDAVALINSGCQILIEGSTMPCTPQAFDVLRKANILVAPAKTASAGGVAVGELELSHECNLMQWSPEDFEAKLQSLGAWWKHLRFPESCSRSDRSRMRVNQGSRVKQPSLYREYMATKMQPHVYIACKKHGSAFHP; this comes from the exons ATGAATTCTACGATCGACGAGATCACCCTCCTTCGGCAATCCCAGGCCCGGTCCACGAGCCATCGTATGGTCGTGAGAGGGATCGGGGAAGAAATCGACTTGGAGATAGGCCCTGGGGATGATGACCCTTCCTTCTCCAGCACCACCCTTGTTGGCGTGCCCACACAGGAATCTTCTGCTCCCCAGGAGCAAGAAGATCACAAGCAGCTTCTTTTGGCATCTCAAGTTCCCAGTCAGGGTCAGCAGCAGCTAGTGAAGGTGccgcagggaaagagaaagaagaaggtaGTGAAGAAGTGGAGGGAGGAGTGGGCAGATACCTACAAGTGGGCTTATGTAGATGTACATGAGGGCACGACAAGGATTTTTTGCTCGGTTTGCAGAGAGTATGGAAGGAAGCACAGGAGGAACCCGTATGGAAATGAGGGAAGTAGAAATATGCAAATGAGTGCACTGGAAGAGCATAACAACAGCTTGCTGCATAAGGAGGCTCTTCGGCTCCAGATGGCATCTAAGGATAAGGGTCTCCCGGTCATTGAGAAATCTGTTTATGTTAAAG CATTAATGTCGAAATCTGCTAGTTCGGTTCTTGAGTCAGTTTTGAGAAGGGATCCTCATGAAGTTGAGTTTATACAGTCTGTACAAGAGGTGGTTCATTCTTTAGAACCTGTGTTGGTGAAAAACTCTCA GTATGTTCACATCCTGGAACGGTTATTAGAACCCGAACGAGCACTCATATTTCGAGTGCCTTGGGTTGATGACAGGGGAGAGACCCATGTTAACCGAGGCTTCCGAGTGCAGTTTAGCCAGGCGCTGGGTCCGTGTAGGGGTGGCCTTCGTTTTCATCCCTCAATGAACTTAAGTATTGCAAAATTTCTAGGTTTTGAACAG ACCTTAAGGAATGCTTTATCTCCATTTAAGCTTGGAGGTGCTGGGGGAGGAAGTGATTTTGATCCAATGGGAAAAAGTGAAACTGAG GATCTTCCTTCAGAAGATATGGGTGTTGGCCCGAGGGAAATGGGCTACCTCTTTGGGCAGTATAGACGCCTTGCTGGTCATTTCCAG GGAAGTTTTACAGGACCAAGGATATTCTGGTCTGGTTCCACTCTTCGTACTGAAGCTACTGGCTATGGACTG GTTTTCTTTGCACGTCTTATTCTGGCGGACATGAACAAGGAACTCAAAGGATTAAG ATGTGTAATAAGTGGTGCTGGGAAGATAGCAATGCATGTCTTGGAGAAGCTTTTTTCCTGTGGTGCTATCCCTATTACTATTTCAG ATTCCAAGGGCTATTTACTAGATGAGGATGGATTTGATTTTGTGAAATTATCATTCCTTCGGGACATTAAGGTTCAACAAAAGAGTCTGAG AGACTACTTGAAATCAAATCCAAGGGCTAAATACTTTGAAGGTGCAAAACCTTGGAGTGAACAATGTGATATAGCCTTTCCTTGTGCTTCTCAAAATGAAATAGACCAACGTGATGCTGTTGCTTTAATTAATTCTGGCTGCCAAATACTTATAGAAG GTTCGACTATGCCCTGTACTCCTCAAGCATTTGATGTTCTAAGAAAAGCTAACATACTGGTTGCTCCAGCAAAGACTGCTAGTGCTGGAGGG GTTGCAGTTGGGGAACTTGAACTTAGCCATGAGTGCAACTTGATGCAATGGTCACCCGAGGACTTCGAGGCTAAACTACAG AGCCTTGGTGCATGGTGGAAACATCTGCGCTTTCCTGAATCTTGCTCACGCTCTGATAGATCAAGGATGCGTGTGAATCAAGGTTCAAGGGTTAAACAACCATCGTTGTACAGGGAGTATATGGCTACGAAGATGcagcctcatgtatatatagcatGTAAAAAACACGGATCAGCCTTCCATCCTTGA
- the LOC135585551 gene encoding uncharacterized protein LOC135585551 isoform X2, whose protein sequence is MNSTIDEITLLRQSQARSTSHRMVVRGIGEEIDLEIGPGDDDPSFSSTTLVGVPTQESSAPQEQEDHKQLLLASQVPSQGQQQLVKVPQGKRKKKVVKKWREEWADTYKWAYVDVHEGTTRIFCSVCREYGRKHRRNPYGNEGSRNMQMSALEEHNNSLLHKEALRLQMASKDKGLPVIEKSVYVKALMSKSASSVLESVLRRDPHEVEFIQSVQEVVHSLEPVLVKNSQYVHILERLLEPERALIFRVPWVDDRGETHVNRGFRVQFSQALGPCRGGLRFHPSMNLSIAKFLGFEQTLRNALSPFKLGGAGGGSDFDPMGKSETEIMRFCQSFMDELYKYLGPDEDLPSEDMGVGPREMGYLFGQYRRLAGHFQGSFTGPRIFWSGSTLRTEATGYGLVFFARLILADMNKELKGLRCVISGAGKIAMHVLEKLFSCGAIPITISDSKGYLLDEDGFDFVKLSFLRDIKVQQKSLRDYLKSNPRAKYFEGAKPWSEQCDIAFPCASQNEIDQRDAVALINSGCQILIEGSTMPCTPQAFDVLRKANILVAPAKTASAGGVAVGELELSHECNLMQWSPEDFEAKLQSLGAWWKHLRFPESCSRSDRSRMRVNQGSRVKQPSLYREYMATKMQPHVYIACKKHGSAFHP, encoded by the exons ATGAATTCTACGATCGACGAGATCACCCTCCTTCGGCAATCCCAGGCCCGGTCCACGAGCCATCGTATGGTCGTGAGAGGGATCGGGGAAGAAATCGACTTGGAGATAGGCCCTGGGGATGATGACCCTTCCTTCTCCAGCACCACCCTTGTTGGCGTGCCCACACAGGAATCTTCTGCTCCCCAGGAGCAAGAAGATCACAAGCAGCTTCTTTTGGCATCTCAAGTTCCCAGTCAGGGTCAGCAGCAGCTAGTGAAGGTGccgcagggaaagagaaagaagaaggtaGTGAAGAAGTGGAGGGAGGAGTGGGCAGATACCTACAAGTGGGCTTATGTAGATGTACATGAGGGCACGACAAGGATTTTTTGCTCGGTTTGCAGAGAGTATGGAAGGAAGCACAGGAGGAACCCGTATGGAAATGAGGGAAGTAGAAATATGCAAATGAGTGCACTGGAAGAGCATAACAACAGCTTGCTGCATAAGGAGGCTCTTCGGCTCCAGATGGCATCTAAGGATAAGGGTCTCCCGGTCATTGAGAAATCTGTTTATGTTAAAG CATTAATGTCGAAATCTGCTAGTTCGGTTCTTGAGTCAGTTTTGAGAAGGGATCCTCATGAAGTTGAGTTTATACAGTCTGTACAAGAGGTGGTTCATTCTTTAGAACCTGTGTTGGTGAAAAACTCTCA GTATGTTCACATCCTGGAACGGTTATTAGAACCCGAACGAGCACTCATATTTCGAGTGCCTTGGGTTGATGACAGGGGAGAGACCCATGTTAACCGAGGCTTCCGAGTGCAGTTTAGCCAGGCGCTGGGTCCGTGTAGGGGTGGCCTTCGTTTTCATCCCTCAATGAACTTAAGTATTGCAAAATTTCTAGGTTTTGAACAG ACCTTAAGGAATGCTTTATCTCCATTTAAGCTTGGAGGTGCTGGGGGAGGAAGTGATTTTGATCCAATGGGAAAAAGTGAAACTGAG ATCATGCGATTTTGTCAGAGCTTTATGGATGAACTATATAAATATTTGGGTCCTGATGAG GATCTTCCTTCAGAAGATATGGGTGTTGGCCCGAGGGAAATGGGCTACCTCTTTGGGCAGTATAGACGCCTTGCTGGTCATTTCCAG GGAAGTTTTACAGGACCAAGGATATTCTGGTCTGGTTCCACTCTTCGTACTGAAGCTACTGGCTATGGACTG GTTTTCTTTGCACGTCTTATTCTGGCGGACATGAACAAGGAACTCAAAGGATTAAG ATGTGTAATAAGTGGTGCTGGGAAGATAGCAATGCATGTCTTGGAGAAGCTTTTTTCCTGTGGTGCTATCCCTATTACTATTTCAG ATTCCAAGGGCTATTTACTAGATGAGGATGGATTTGATTTTGTGAAATTATCATTCCTTCGGGACATTAAGGTTCAACAAAAGAGTCTGAG AGACTACTTGAAATCAAATCCAAGGGCTAAATACTTTGAAGGTGCAAAACCTTGGAGTGAACAATGTGATATAGCCTTTCCTTGTGCTTCTCAAAATGAAATAGACCAACGTGATGCTGTTGCTTTAATTAATTCTGGCTGCCAAATACTTATAGAAG GTTCGACTATGCCCTGTACTCCTCAAGCATTTGATGTTCTAAGAAAAGCTAACATACTGGTTGCTCCAGCAAAGACTGCTAGTGCTGGAGGG GTTGCAGTTGGGGAACTTGAACTTAGCCATGAGTGCAACTTGATGCAATGGTCACCCGAGGACTTCGAGGCTAAACTACAG AGCCTTGGTGCATGGTGGAAACATCTGCGCTTTCCTGAATCTTGCTCACGCTCTGATAGATCAAGGATGCGTGTGAATCAAGGTTCAAGGGTTAAACAACCATCGTTGTACAGGGAGTATATGGCTACGAAGATGcagcctcatgtatatatagcatGTAAAAAACACGGATCAGCCTTCCATCCTTGA
- the LOC135585551 gene encoding uncharacterized protein LOC135585551 isoform X1 produces MNSTIDEITLLRQSQARSTSHRMVVRGIGEEIDLEIGPGDDDPSFSSTTLVGVPTQESSAPQEQEDHKQLLLASQVPSQGQQQLVKVPQGKRKKKVVKKWREEWADTYKWAYVDVHEGTTRIFCSVCREYGRKHRRNPYGNEGSRNMQMSALEEHNNSLLHKEALRLQMASKDKGLPVIEKSVYVKALMSKSASSVLESVLRRDPHEVEFIQSVQEVVHSLEPVLVKNSQYVHILERLLEPERALIFRVPWVDDRGETHVNRGFRVQFSQALGPCRGGLRFHPSMNLSIAKFLGFEQTLRNALSPFKLGGAGGGSDFDPMGKSETEQIMRFCQSFMDELYKYLGPDEDLPSEDMGVGPREMGYLFGQYRRLAGHFQGSFTGPRIFWSGSTLRTEATGYGLVFFARLILADMNKELKGLRCVISGAGKIAMHVLEKLFSCGAIPITISDSKGYLLDEDGFDFVKLSFLRDIKVQQKSLRDYLKSNPRAKYFEGAKPWSEQCDIAFPCASQNEIDQRDAVALINSGCQILIEGSTMPCTPQAFDVLRKANILVAPAKTASAGGVAVGELELSHECNLMQWSPEDFEAKLQSLGAWWKHLRFPESCSRSDRSRMRVNQGSRVKQPSLYREYMATKMQPHVYIACKKHGSAFHP; encoded by the exons ATGAATTCTACGATCGACGAGATCACCCTCCTTCGGCAATCCCAGGCCCGGTCCACGAGCCATCGTATGGTCGTGAGAGGGATCGGGGAAGAAATCGACTTGGAGATAGGCCCTGGGGATGATGACCCTTCCTTCTCCAGCACCACCCTTGTTGGCGTGCCCACACAGGAATCTTCTGCTCCCCAGGAGCAAGAAGATCACAAGCAGCTTCTTTTGGCATCTCAAGTTCCCAGTCAGGGTCAGCAGCAGCTAGTGAAGGTGccgcagggaaagagaaagaagaaggtaGTGAAGAAGTGGAGGGAGGAGTGGGCAGATACCTACAAGTGGGCTTATGTAGATGTACATGAGGGCACGACAAGGATTTTTTGCTCGGTTTGCAGAGAGTATGGAAGGAAGCACAGGAGGAACCCGTATGGAAATGAGGGAAGTAGAAATATGCAAATGAGTGCACTGGAAGAGCATAACAACAGCTTGCTGCATAAGGAGGCTCTTCGGCTCCAGATGGCATCTAAGGATAAGGGTCTCCCGGTCATTGAGAAATCTGTTTATGTTAAAG CATTAATGTCGAAATCTGCTAGTTCGGTTCTTGAGTCAGTTTTGAGAAGGGATCCTCATGAAGTTGAGTTTATACAGTCTGTACAAGAGGTGGTTCATTCTTTAGAACCTGTGTTGGTGAAAAACTCTCA GTATGTTCACATCCTGGAACGGTTATTAGAACCCGAACGAGCACTCATATTTCGAGTGCCTTGGGTTGATGACAGGGGAGAGACCCATGTTAACCGAGGCTTCCGAGTGCAGTTTAGCCAGGCGCTGGGTCCGTGTAGGGGTGGCCTTCGTTTTCATCCCTCAATGAACTTAAGTATTGCAAAATTTCTAGGTTTTGAACAG ACCTTAAGGAATGCTTTATCTCCATTTAAGCTTGGAGGTGCTGGGGGAGGAAGTGATTTTGATCCAATGGGAAAAAGTGAAACTGAG CAGATCATGCGATTTTGTCAGAGCTTTATGGATGAACTATATAAATATTTGGGTCCTGATGAG GATCTTCCTTCAGAAGATATGGGTGTTGGCCCGAGGGAAATGGGCTACCTCTTTGGGCAGTATAGACGCCTTGCTGGTCATTTCCAG GGAAGTTTTACAGGACCAAGGATATTCTGGTCTGGTTCCACTCTTCGTACTGAAGCTACTGGCTATGGACTG GTTTTCTTTGCACGTCTTATTCTGGCGGACATGAACAAGGAACTCAAAGGATTAAG ATGTGTAATAAGTGGTGCTGGGAAGATAGCAATGCATGTCTTGGAGAAGCTTTTTTCCTGTGGTGCTATCCCTATTACTATTTCAG ATTCCAAGGGCTATTTACTAGATGAGGATGGATTTGATTTTGTGAAATTATCATTCCTTCGGGACATTAAGGTTCAACAAAAGAGTCTGAG AGACTACTTGAAATCAAATCCAAGGGCTAAATACTTTGAAGGTGCAAAACCTTGGAGTGAACAATGTGATATAGCCTTTCCTTGTGCTTCTCAAAATGAAATAGACCAACGTGATGCTGTTGCTTTAATTAATTCTGGCTGCCAAATACTTATAGAAG GTTCGACTATGCCCTGTACTCCTCAAGCATTTGATGTTCTAAGAAAAGCTAACATACTGGTTGCTCCAGCAAAGACTGCTAGTGCTGGAGGG GTTGCAGTTGGGGAACTTGAACTTAGCCATGAGTGCAACTTGATGCAATGGTCACCCGAGGACTTCGAGGCTAAACTACAG AGCCTTGGTGCATGGTGGAAACATCTGCGCTTTCCTGAATCTTGCTCACGCTCTGATAGATCAAGGATGCGTGTGAATCAAGGTTCAAGGGTTAAACAACCATCGTTGTACAGGGAGTATATGGCTACGAAGATGcagcctcatgtatatatagcatGTAAAAAACACGGATCAGCCTTCCATCCTTGA
- the LOC135585551 gene encoding uncharacterized protein LOC135585551 isoform X3, translated as MNSTIDEITLLRQSQARSTSHRMVVRGIGEEIDLEIGPGDDDPSFSSTTLVGVPTQESSAPQEQEDHKQLLLASQVPSQGQQQLVKVPQGKRKKKVVKKWREEWADTYKWAYVDVHEGTTRIFCSVCREYGRKHRRNPYGNEGSRNMQMSALEEHNNSLLHKEALRLQMASKDKGLPVIEKSVYVKALMSKSASSVLESVLRRDPHEVEFIQSVQEVVHSLEPVLVKNSQYVHILERLLEPERALIFRVPWVDDRGETHVNRGFRVQFSQALGPCRGGLRFHPSMNLSIAKFLGFEQTLRNALSPFKLGGAGGGSDFDPMGKSETEQIMRFCQSFMDELYKYLGPDEDLPSEDMGVGPREMGYLFGQYRRLAGHFQGSFTGPRIFWSGSTLRTEATGYGLVFFARLILADMNKELKGLRCVISGAGKIAMHVLEKLFSCGAIPITISDSKGYLLDEDGFDFVKLSFLRDIKVQQKSLRDYLKSNPRAKYFEGAKPWSEQCDIAFPCASQNEIDQRDAVALINSGCQILIEGSTMPCTPQAFDVLRKANILVAPAKTASAGGVAVGELELSHECNLMQWSPEDFEAKLQEMMKQIHEKSLKAASEYGCMKDSPEALVHGGNICAFLNLAHALIDQGCV; from the exons ATGAATTCTACGATCGACGAGATCACCCTCCTTCGGCAATCCCAGGCCCGGTCCACGAGCCATCGTATGGTCGTGAGAGGGATCGGGGAAGAAATCGACTTGGAGATAGGCCCTGGGGATGATGACCCTTCCTTCTCCAGCACCACCCTTGTTGGCGTGCCCACACAGGAATCTTCTGCTCCCCAGGAGCAAGAAGATCACAAGCAGCTTCTTTTGGCATCTCAAGTTCCCAGTCAGGGTCAGCAGCAGCTAGTGAAGGTGccgcagggaaagagaaagaagaaggtaGTGAAGAAGTGGAGGGAGGAGTGGGCAGATACCTACAAGTGGGCTTATGTAGATGTACATGAGGGCACGACAAGGATTTTTTGCTCGGTTTGCAGAGAGTATGGAAGGAAGCACAGGAGGAACCCGTATGGAAATGAGGGAAGTAGAAATATGCAAATGAGTGCACTGGAAGAGCATAACAACAGCTTGCTGCATAAGGAGGCTCTTCGGCTCCAGATGGCATCTAAGGATAAGGGTCTCCCGGTCATTGAGAAATCTGTTTATGTTAAAG CATTAATGTCGAAATCTGCTAGTTCGGTTCTTGAGTCAGTTTTGAGAAGGGATCCTCATGAAGTTGAGTTTATACAGTCTGTACAAGAGGTGGTTCATTCTTTAGAACCTGTGTTGGTGAAAAACTCTCA GTATGTTCACATCCTGGAACGGTTATTAGAACCCGAACGAGCACTCATATTTCGAGTGCCTTGGGTTGATGACAGGGGAGAGACCCATGTTAACCGAGGCTTCCGAGTGCAGTTTAGCCAGGCGCTGGGTCCGTGTAGGGGTGGCCTTCGTTTTCATCCCTCAATGAACTTAAGTATTGCAAAATTTCTAGGTTTTGAACAG ACCTTAAGGAATGCTTTATCTCCATTTAAGCTTGGAGGTGCTGGGGGAGGAAGTGATTTTGATCCAATGGGAAAAAGTGAAACTGAG CAGATCATGCGATTTTGTCAGAGCTTTATGGATGAACTATATAAATATTTGGGTCCTGATGAG GATCTTCCTTCAGAAGATATGGGTGTTGGCCCGAGGGAAATGGGCTACCTCTTTGGGCAGTATAGACGCCTTGCTGGTCATTTCCAG GGAAGTTTTACAGGACCAAGGATATTCTGGTCTGGTTCCACTCTTCGTACTGAAGCTACTGGCTATGGACTG GTTTTCTTTGCACGTCTTATTCTGGCGGACATGAACAAGGAACTCAAAGGATTAAG ATGTGTAATAAGTGGTGCTGGGAAGATAGCAATGCATGTCTTGGAGAAGCTTTTTTCCTGTGGTGCTATCCCTATTACTATTTCAG ATTCCAAGGGCTATTTACTAGATGAGGATGGATTTGATTTTGTGAAATTATCATTCCTTCGGGACATTAAGGTTCAACAAAAGAGTCTGAG AGACTACTTGAAATCAAATCCAAGGGCTAAATACTTTGAAGGTGCAAAACCTTGGAGTGAACAATGTGATATAGCCTTTCCTTGTGCTTCTCAAAATGAAATAGACCAACGTGATGCTGTTGCTTTAATTAATTCTGGCTGCCAAATACTTATAGAAG GTTCGACTATGCCCTGTACTCCTCAAGCATTTGATGTTCTAAGAAAAGCTAACATACTGGTTGCTCCAGCAAAGACTGCTAGTGCTGGAGGG GTTGCAGTTGGGGAACTTGAACTTAGCCATGAGTGCAACTTGATGCAATGGTCACCCGAGGACTTCGAGGCTAAACTACAG GAGATGATGAAGCAGATACATGAGAAGTCCCTGAAAGCTGCAAGTGAATATGGTTGTATGAAGGATAGTCCAGA AGCCTTGGTGCATGGTGGAAACATCTGCGCTTTCCTGAATCTTGCTCACGCTCTGATAGATCAAGGATGCGTGTGA
- the LOC135585551 gene encoding uncharacterized protein LOC135585551 isoform X4: MNSTIDEITLLRQSQARSTSHRMVVRGIGEEIDLEIGPGDDDPSFSSTTLVGVPTQESSAPQEQEDHKQLLLASQVPSQGQQQLVKVPQGKRKKKVVKKWREEWADTYKWAYVDVHEGTTRIFCSVCREYGRKHRRNPYGNEGSRNMQMSALEEHNNSLLHKEALRLQMASKDKGLPVIEKSVYVKALMSKSASSVLESVLRRDPHEVEFIQSVQEVVHSLEPVLVKNSQYVHILERLLEPERALIFRVPWVDDRGETHVNRGFRVQFSQALGPCRGGLRFHPSMNLSIAKFLGFEQTLRNALSPFKLGGAGGGSDFDPMGKSETEIMRFCQSFMDELYKYLGPDEDLPSEDMGVGPREMGYLFGQYRRLAGHFQGSFTGPRIFWSGSTLRTEATGYGLVFFARLILADMNKELKGLRCVISGAGKIAMHVLEKLFSCGAIPITISDSKGYLLDEDGFDFVKLSFLRDIKVQQKSLRDYLKSNPRAKYFEGAKPWSEQCDIAFPCASQNEIDQRDAVALINSGCQILIEGSTMPCTPQAFDVLRKANILVAPAKTASAGGVAVGELELSHECNLMQWSPEDFEAKLQEMMKQIHEKSLKAASEYGCMKDSPEALVHGGNICAFLNLAHALIDQGCV, translated from the exons ATGAATTCTACGATCGACGAGATCACCCTCCTTCGGCAATCCCAGGCCCGGTCCACGAGCCATCGTATGGTCGTGAGAGGGATCGGGGAAGAAATCGACTTGGAGATAGGCCCTGGGGATGATGACCCTTCCTTCTCCAGCACCACCCTTGTTGGCGTGCCCACACAGGAATCTTCTGCTCCCCAGGAGCAAGAAGATCACAAGCAGCTTCTTTTGGCATCTCAAGTTCCCAGTCAGGGTCAGCAGCAGCTAGTGAAGGTGccgcagggaaagagaaagaagaaggtaGTGAAGAAGTGGAGGGAGGAGTGGGCAGATACCTACAAGTGGGCTTATGTAGATGTACATGAGGGCACGACAAGGATTTTTTGCTCGGTTTGCAGAGAGTATGGAAGGAAGCACAGGAGGAACCCGTATGGAAATGAGGGAAGTAGAAATATGCAAATGAGTGCACTGGAAGAGCATAACAACAGCTTGCTGCATAAGGAGGCTCTTCGGCTCCAGATGGCATCTAAGGATAAGGGTCTCCCGGTCATTGAGAAATCTGTTTATGTTAAAG CATTAATGTCGAAATCTGCTAGTTCGGTTCTTGAGTCAGTTTTGAGAAGGGATCCTCATGAAGTTGAGTTTATACAGTCTGTACAAGAGGTGGTTCATTCTTTAGAACCTGTGTTGGTGAAAAACTCTCA GTATGTTCACATCCTGGAACGGTTATTAGAACCCGAACGAGCACTCATATTTCGAGTGCCTTGGGTTGATGACAGGGGAGAGACCCATGTTAACCGAGGCTTCCGAGTGCAGTTTAGCCAGGCGCTGGGTCCGTGTAGGGGTGGCCTTCGTTTTCATCCCTCAATGAACTTAAGTATTGCAAAATTTCTAGGTTTTGAACAG ACCTTAAGGAATGCTTTATCTCCATTTAAGCTTGGAGGTGCTGGGGGAGGAAGTGATTTTGATCCAATGGGAAAAAGTGAAACTGAG ATCATGCGATTTTGTCAGAGCTTTATGGATGAACTATATAAATATTTGGGTCCTGATGAG GATCTTCCTTCAGAAGATATGGGTGTTGGCCCGAGGGAAATGGGCTACCTCTTTGGGCAGTATAGACGCCTTGCTGGTCATTTCCAG GGAAGTTTTACAGGACCAAGGATATTCTGGTCTGGTTCCACTCTTCGTACTGAAGCTACTGGCTATGGACTG GTTTTCTTTGCACGTCTTATTCTGGCGGACATGAACAAGGAACTCAAAGGATTAAG ATGTGTAATAAGTGGTGCTGGGAAGATAGCAATGCATGTCTTGGAGAAGCTTTTTTCCTGTGGTGCTATCCCTATTACTATTTCAG ATTCCAAGGGCTATTTACTAGATGAGGATGGATTTGATTTTGTGAAATTATCATTCCTTCGGGACATTAAGGTTCAACAAAAGAGTCTGAG AGACTACTTGAAATCAAATCCAAGGGCTAAATACTTTGAAGGTGCAAAACCTTGGAGTGAACAATGTGATATAGCCTTTCCTTGTGCTTCTCAAAATGAAATAGACCAACGTGATGCTGTTGCTTTAATTAATTCTGGCTGCCAAATACTTATAGAAG GTTCGACTATGCCCTGTACTCCTCAAGCATTTGATGTTCTAAGAAAAGCTAACATACTGGTTGCTCCAGCAAAGACTGCTAGTGCTGGAGGG GTTGCAGTTGGGGAACTTGAACTTAGCCATGAGTGCAACTTGATGCAATGGTCACCCGAGGACTTCGAGGCTAAACTACAG GAGATGATGAAGCAGATACATGAGAAGTCCCTGAAAGCTGCAAGTGAATATGGTTGTATGAAGGATAGTCCAGA AGCCTTGGTGCATGGTGGAAACATCTGCGCTTTCCTGAATCTTGCTCACGCTCTGATAGATCAAGGATGCGTGTGA